A window of the Acipenser ruthenus chromosome 30, fAciRut3.2 maternal haplotype, whole genome shotgun sequence genome harbors these coding sequences:
- the sars2 gene encoding LOW QUALITY PROTEIN: serine--tRNA ligase, mitochondrial (The sequence of the model RefSeq protein was modified relative to this genomic sequence to represent the inferred CDS: deleted 2 bases in 1 codon): MAVPVSVLRGLRCVSLPFKPAGHGHGHGALLGLSLRTIGVCRPGLAGDRPGRAYSSRSSLYDHAREGYSDRPDLDMQYVCSRVEEVIRNVELRKGELGKEDVLETVSSWQELQSVQSDIARLELQKRDVSERVKALVERHDKNLLPTLPEYQVLRTEGKSIRQRLNQLYPRETELDKRFYTRALRLPNRTHPNTPIGDESQARLVETVGQKADFDFKIKGHLEIGEDLDIIRQRRLAHVSGHRSYYLRGAGAQLQYALQSFVLDKLLRKGFISMAVPDMLKGAVFEGCGMQPHSRSSQVYALDSSRFPDLNLAGTGEVGIAGYFMDHAVNIKDLPVRTVCSSTCYRAETDTGREAWGLYRVHHFNKVEMFGVTADESGQESADLLSEFVSIQKEIFSELGMHFRVLDMPTQELGLPAYRKLDIEAWMPGRGKFGEISSASNCTDYQSRRLHIMYRGDSEGLKYAHTVNGTACAVPRTLITILESNQTKDGSVRVPQVLQSFLGSEVIEKPKYSPLTYIGPNQHHRRGDKS; the protein is encoded by the exons ATGGCTGTGCCAGTGAGTGTATTGCGGGGTTTACGGTGTGTCTCCCTCCCTTTTAAACCGGCCGGTCACGGTCACGGTCACGGGGCTCTTTTGGGATTATCTCTGCGCACGATCGGGGTGTGCAGGCCGGGTTTAGCCGGGGACAGACCCGGGAGGGCTTACAGCTCCCGGAGCAGCCTGTACGACCATGCCCGGGAGGGGTATAGCGACAGACCGGATTTGGATATGCAGTATGTGTGCAGCCGTGTGGAAGAGGTGATCAGAAACGTGGAGCTCCGAAAAGGGGAGCTCGGGAAGGAGGACGTGCTGGAAACA GTGTCCTCGTGGCAGGAGCTCCAGTCAGTACAGTCCGATATTGCCAGGCTGGAGCTGCAGAAGCGAGATGTCAGTGAGCGAGTGAAGGCTCTTGTG gaGCGTCATGACAAAAACCTTCTCCCGACA CTCCCGGAGTACCAGGTCCTGCGGACGGAGGGGAAGTCGATTCGGCAGCGTTTGAACCAGCTGTACCCCCGAGAGACTGAGCTGGACAAGCGATTCTACACGCGGGCGCTGAGACTGCCCAACCGGACACACCCAAACAct CCAATCGGAGACGAGAGCCAGGCGCGGCTGGTCGAGACAGTCGGACAGAAGGCTG atttcGACTTTAAGATTAAAGGCCATTTGGAAATTGGAGAGGACCTGGATATAATCAGACAAAG gCGTCTGGCTCATGTTTCAGGTCACAGGTCCTATTACCTGCGGGGGGCTGGTGCTCAGCTGCAATACGCCCTGCAGAGCTTCGTACTGGACAAGCTGCTCAGAAAG gGCTTTATTTCAATGGCAGTGCCAGACATGCTCAAGGGAGCTGTGTTT GAAGGCTGCGGGATGCAGCCCCAC TCTCGCTCCTCCCAGGTCTATGCTCTCGACTCCTCCAGATTCCCTGACCTCAACCTGGCCGGCACAGGGGAGGTTGGCATTGCAG GATATTTTATGGACCATGCAGTGAACATCAAGGACTTGCCAGTCAG GACGGTGTGCTCCAGTACATGCTACAGAGCTGAGACAGACACTGGACGGGAGGCCTGGGGGCTGTACAGGGTTCACCACTTCAACAAG GTGGAGATGTTTGGCGTCACAGCTGACGAGAGCGGTCAGGAGAGCGCAGATCTGCTGTCGGAGTTTGTCTCCATTCAGAAGGAGATCTTCTCTGAGCTCGGGATGCACTTCAG AGTGCTGGACATGCCCACTCAGGAGCTGGGGCTGCCTGCCTACAGGAAGCTCGATATTGAGGCCTGGATGCCAGGGAGGGGCAAGTTCGGAGAG atctCAAGCGCTTCTAACTGCACAGATTATCAGAGTCGCAGACTGCACATCATGTACCGTGGAGACAGCGAGGGGCTCAAGTATGCACACACG GTGAATGGGACTGCCTGCGCTGTTCCCAGGACTCTCATCACTATACTAGAGTCAAACCAGACCAAG gatggCAGTGTGAGAGTCCCTCAGGTTCTTCAATCCTTCCTGGGCTCAGAGGTGATTGAGAAACCCAAATACAGCCCGCTGACATACATTGGACCGAACCAGCACCACCGGAGAGGAGACAAGAGCTGA